One window of the Anas acuta chromosome 12, bAnaAcu1.1, whole genome shotgun sequence genome contains the following:
- the AQP9 gene encoding aquaporin-9 isoform X2 gives MTVSVGFAMAVTIAVYVSGGISGGHINPAVSLAMCVTGRLKWTKLPIYILAQLLGAFVGAAAVFGIYYDAFMEYSNGTLEVTGPNATAHIFATYPAPYLSLINGFADQVMSTAVLLLAIFAIFDPRNNRVPKGLEPIAVGLLIIVLTCSLGMNSGCAMNPARDLGPRLFTAIAGWGMEVFTAGNNWWWVPIVAPMLGGVLGAITYIIFIEIHHSDTHPGEENDVYDKYELTNM, from the exons ATGACAGTCTCTGTTGGATTTGCAATGGCAGTCACCATAGCAGTGTATGTGTCTGGGGGGATTTCTG gtggTCACATAAACCCAGCCGTTTCATTAGCCATGTGCGTGACTGGAAGATTAAAATGGACCAAATTACCAATTTACATATTAGCACAACTCCTGGGAGCATTTGTTGGAGCAGCAGCTGTCTTTGGGATTTATTACG ACGCCTTTATGGAGTACAGCAACGGAACACTTGAAGTCACAGGACCTAATGCCACAGCACATATCTTTGCAACATATCCAGCTCCATACCTATCCCTCATAAATGGATTTGCAGATCAG GTGATGTCAACAGCTGTTCTTCTTCTGGCTATATTTGCTATTTTTGACCCCAGAAATAACAGAGTACCAAAGGGCCTGGAGCCAATTGCAGTTGGACTTCTTATAATAGTTCTTACTTGCTCCCTGGGAATGAACAGTGGCTGTGCCATGAACCCAGCCAGGGACCTCGGCCCAAGGCTCTTCACAGCCATTGCAGGATGGGGAATGGAAGTATTCAC GGCTGGAAATAATTGGTGGTGGGTCCCTATAGTTGCACCTATGCTGGGAGGAGTACTTGGAGCTATTACCTATatcatttttattgaaattcaTCACTCAGACACTCAtccaggagaagaaaatgatgtATACGATAAATATGAATTGACAAACATGTAG